The following proteins come from a genomic window of Balearica regulorum gibbericeps isolate bBalReg1 chromosome 9, bBalReg1.pri, whole genome shotgun sequence:
- the KY gene encoding kyphoscoliosis peptidase, which yields MGTMDFKTDPSAVMINLLLIVHPEETASKQKGQRERQTEGTRSAGVQDDGNGNSRSEPPQRRDLNGQRVPREPCEQTQAVTSYSNEGTQVTVEIHPKDTTPQLFKKLSFGKGPRRLPSPRGQDSKGSQRTEAPRPPGGKDLHAYPWDKSSLKSMPVDLQQFEKLDAYALKVNVKNSVEELVKALLKQARTDLEKVRAIWMWICHHIEYDVVGYHNKSQLSSKPIDVLQTGKSICEGYAGLFEHMCSIAGIQCMKLSGYSKGYGYKMGQTFTGDSDHAWNAVYLDGRWHLLDSTWGSGAVDDSFTKFTFRYNEFYFLTHPALFINNHFPDNSNWQLLKPTLTLKDFENNMLHNSNFYTLGLLTAHPETAVIQTVNGKASVSVDCRSATLFTFKLKGTDEHGLMTLKKHGMKLEIYPQKTGSHKLQIFAKPSKASEEVYKCVLEYVVECKSVDKAMRFPKDLHQPVGPSWFTERQGFLRPSHPDPIIHTNDGRCSVTFTLGKDISVLASLHSDNSSLTEDMRRRHIMQIHRGNQIELKIHLPHAGNFVLKIYAKKKSDPGNYDYIFNYLIACLNTEVKWPAFPQSYTKWAEDYEILEPLSGLLPANRNVQFKLKMHGIAKVLVQAENAYPLTQSRGYWEGTCNTSGCREVFVMVHENANHSFYSHVLKYEVETQ from the exons ATGGGTACCATGGACTTTAAGACAGATCCCAGTGCAGTAATGATCAATTTGCTGCTTATTGTCCACCCCGAGGAGACAGCGAGCAAGCAGaaagggcagagagagaggcagaCGGAAGGCACCCGAAGCGCAG GTGTGCAGGATGATGGAAATGGAAACAGCAGATCAGAGCCACCTCAGAGGAGAGACCTTAACG GTCAGCGAGTCCCCAGGGAGCCCTGCGAGCAGACGCAAGCCGTCACGTCGTACTCTAATGAAG GAACCCAAGTGACAGTGGAGATTCATCCCAAGGATACGACCCCACAACTCTTCAAAAAACTCTCCTTTGGAAAAG GTCCCCGGAGGCTGCCCAGCCCGAGAGGTCAGGACAGCAAAG GTTCCCAGCGGACCGAAGCCCCGCGGCCGCCAGGAGGAAAAGACCTGCACG CATATCCATGGGACAAATCCTCTTTGAAATCCATGCCAGTAGATCTGCAGCAATTTGAGAAGCTGGATGCCTACGCATTAAAA GTAAACGTCAAGAACAGCGTAGAGGAACTCGTTAAAGCCCTGCTTAAACAAGCCCGGACTGATCTGGAGAAAGTCCGAGCCATATGGATGTGGATATGCCATCACATAG AATACGACGTAGTGGGCTACCATAACAAAAGCCAGCTGTCCAGCAAACCCATAGACGTGCTTCAGACGGGGAAGAGCATTTGTGAGGGATACGCTGGGCTCTTTGAACACATGTGCAG CATTGCAGGCATCCAGTGCATGAAGCTATCGGGATACTCCAAGGGCTACGGGTACAAGATGGGACAGACCTTTACAGGGGACTCCGACCACGCCTGGAACGCCGTCTACCTTGATGGAAGGTGGCATTTACTCGACAGCACCTGGGGAAGTGGTGCTGTTGATGATTCTTTTACCAAGTTCACCTTCAG gtacaatgagttttattttctgactcACCCGGCTCTCTTCATTAACAATCACTTCCCAGATAACAGTAACTGGCAGCTTCTTAAACCAACCCTGACATTGAAAGATTTTGAGAACAACATGCTGCACAACAGTAATTTTTACACGTTGGGCCTGCTGACCGCACACCCGGAGACAGCTGTCATCCAAACAG TAAATGGAAAAGCCTCTGTATCAGTGGATTGCCGGTCTGCCacattatttacatttaagCTGAAGGGAACAGATGAACACGGTTTAATGACTTTGAAAAAACATGGAATGAAGCTGGAAATCTACCCACAGAAGACAGGGAGTCACAAGCTGCAGATCTTTGCCAAGCCCTCCAAAGCCTCAGAGGAGGTCTACAAGTGTGTGTTAGAATACGTGGTAGAGTGCAAGTCTGTGGACAAGGCCATGCGTTTCCCCAAGGACCTGCATCAGCCCGTCGGACCAAGCTGGTTCACAGAGCGGCAAGGGTTCCTGAGGCCGTCACACCCCGACCCCATCATTCACACCAACGACGGACGGTGTTCCGTCACCTTCACCCTGGGCAAAGACATAAGCGTCTTAGCCTCGCTGCACTCCGACAACAGCAGCCTGACGGAGGATATGAGAAGGCGGCACATCATGCAAATCCATCGTGGGAACCAAATTGAGTTGAAGATCCATCTCCCCCACGCAGGCAACTTTGTTCTGAAAATCTATGCCAAGAAGAAGTCAGATCCTGGCAATTATGACTACATCTTCAACTACCTCATCGCTTGCCTGAACACTGAAGTAAAGTGGCCAGCTTTCCCGCAGAGTTACACCAAGTGGGCGGAAGATTATGAAATACTAGAGCCGCTCTCCGGCTTGCTGCCGGCGAATCGCAACGTTCAGTTTAAACTCAAAATGCATGGGATAGCAAAGGTGCTAGTTCAAGCGGAGAACGCTTATCCTCTCACCCAGAGTAGGGGCTACTGGGAGGGAACCTGCAACACTTCGGGGTGCAGAGAGGTGTTTGTGATGGTGCATGAGAACGCTAACCACAGCTTTTACTCACACGTCCTGAAATACGAGGTTGAGACCCAGTAA